One Benincasa hispida cultivar B227 chromosome 5, ASM972705v1, whole genome shotgun sequence genomic window carries:
- the LOC120077353 gene encoding uncharacterized protein LOC120077353, with protein sequence MKALSSTAFDGSTRPVNVELWLIQLEKCFQAAGYLEDHKVKLVVFLLQNRVEQWWRVMDSRRNRLEEMSWDKFKRIFKDKYYPVLYCEAKMNEFLKLVQGIMTVAEYEQNYTELSRYACTIITEEKNRCRSFESFFRRAIRTSVTTTANWIHFLQLVEIAMRVDESLMEDR encoded by the coding sequence ATGAAGGCACTGAGTTCCACTGCTTTCGATGGCAGTACTAGACCTGTAAATGTTGAGTTGTGGTTAATTCAGTTAGAGAAATGTTTCCAGGCAGCTGGATACCTGGAGGACCACAAGGTAAAGTTGGTAGTATTTTTGCTACAGAATCGAGTAGAGCAATGGTGGAGAGTAATGGACTCTCGAAGAAACAGATTGGAAGAGATGTCATGGGATAAGTTTAAACGAATTTTTAAAGATAAATATTATCCAGTTTTATACTGTGAGGCAAAAATGAACGAGTTCCTGAAGCTCGTTCAAGGTATTATgacggttgctgagtatgaGCAAAATTATACTGAGTTATCCAGGTATGCTTGTACTATCATAACTGAAGAGAAGAACAGATGTAGATCTTTTGAGAGTTTTTTTAGGAGGGCCATACGGACTTCTGTTACTACTACAGCTAACTGGattcattttcttcaattagTTGAGATAGCTATGCGAGTGGACGAGAGTTTGATGGAGGACAGGTAG